TTAAAACCCCATTATAATTCGTCACCAGTTTGTCACTTTTTAGGTTTATCCTCAAACTAAGGGTTAGGAGCATTATCTTTCTGTTGTTATATTAATAACTATTTTCTGGGTCATGTACCTACCTTTAGAGAGGTAAACTTTTTACATTTCTACAAATCTATAATTATTGAGGTTAATGATATGCAAAATATCCAATTTCGGAAATTTCATCGCAAAATAGCACCCATTGTATTTATTCCTTTATTCTTAACTGCCTTAACCGGAATAGTCTATCGCCTGGGAAGGACTTGGATGGGAATGTCAGAAGAAAAAGGAGAAATTATGATGTATATTCATCAAGGAGAATTTTTAGGAAAACCATTAGTTCCGATTTATGTATTATCAGTAGGTTTAGGACTAATTGCCATGATTGTCACCGGATTGGCAATGGTTCAGTTAGCACAACAAAAACGTAAAAATCCCTCTAAAAATTCTCCCTTGAATGCTAGAAAAGTGCATCAAATTCTAGCACCGATTACATTTTTACCCTTATTTATAAGTGCGTTAACAGGAATTTTATATAGACTTGGGAAAACTTGGTTTGGGATACCGAGTGAAGTTTCTAAATTCTTACTAGGAATTCATCAAGGTACTTATTTAGGCCCCTTCGGAAGAACAATTTATATTGCCTTAATTGGTTTAGGCTTAATTGCCCTGTTAATCACAGGAATTAATCTAACCGGAATTTTCCGAAAAAAACGGGCTAAAGTTTCAGAAGAAATTTAAGTTTCAACGCAATTAAAAATTTAATTTTTAACCCAATCTGGCTTTTTTTAGTTGCAATTCCTTCTAATATTAAGATCAAAACCAAACTCGAAATAATCGGTTTCCTAACGTAGTAAGCCCTTCAGGGCTTTCTTTTCCCGAATTGAGTTAAAAGTCCGGTTTCCTAACGTAGTAAGCCCTTCAGGGCTTTCTTTTCCCGAATTGAGTTAAAAGTCCTGAAGGACTTACTACGGAGTGACTTTAGAAACCGGGTTTTGAGTTCTATAAATTATTCTGAATTAACTCTCGATACAAACTCTTAGGTTGAACTCCTTTGAGGTCTTGAATTAAATCCTTATTTTTGAACATTTGTAGGGTTGGAGTCCCAACTACCCCCGCATTTTGAGCAATTTCAGGATCTTCTTCAATGTCAATTTCAACATAGTGAATCTTACCCTCAAATTCACTTACGACTTGATCTAAAATCGGTTTAAGCCTATGACAGGGCCCACAAGTGGGTGAGGAATATTTTACCACAATTAAGCGATCGCTATCATGGTAAAGTTTCCGCAAGGCATAGCCCCCCGTATGGCGGGTATTTTGGATATCAAAATTTTCGGAAGTCGTAATTTGAGGTGGTGTTGAAGTTGGGGTTTCCGCTTCCGGTTCTGAAGTTTCCGTTTGTTGAACTTCCTGCGCTAACCCATTAATTGATAACCAACGTTCGGCTAACATCGCCCCCATACAACCACTTCCGGCGGCTGTAATGGCTTGACGAAACTCATGATCTTGAACATCTCCAACCGCATAAACTCCCTCAACGCTAGTTTCTGGAGTCCCATGTTTCGTAATAATATATCCCACCTCATCCAGGTCTAATTGTCCTTGGAAAATTTGCGTATTAGGAGTATGACCAATGGCATAAAATAACCCTTGGACAGGTAAATCCTGTTGTTCTCCTGTCTGGTTATTCTTAATTTTAATTCCCCCTAATTTCCCATTTCCATAGACATCAATAGCTTCCGTATGCCAATGTATCGTAATTTTAGGATGGGTAAGCACCCGTTGCTGCATGGCTTTACTCGCCCGCAGTTCATTACGTCTGACTAATAGATGAACGTGGGTGGCATATTTGGTTAAATAAACGGCTTCCTCGGCGGCGGTATCTCCTCCCCCAATTACGGCTAATTCTACGCCTTTGAAAATCGGACTCGCCCCATCACAAATCGCACAGGCGGAAATTCCCGCATTCCAAAAGGTTTCTTCCTGGGGTAAATGCAGCCGTTTCGCCGTCGCCCCCGTTGCAATTACAATGGTATGCGCCTTGATTTCCCGGTCTTCAGATTTAACGGTAAAGGGACGTTGACTCAAATCAACAGAAATCACATCCTCGGTAAACAATTCCGCCCCCCAGCGTTGAGCTTGGGCTTTCATCCTATCCATCAGTTCCGGCCCGGTAATGCCTTCGGGAAAACCAGGGAAATTCTCAACTTCTGTCGTGGTCATTAACTGACCCCCCGGTATCCCCCCAATTTGATAGCCTTCAAAAACAACGGGTTTCAAGTTCGCCCGTCCTGCATAAATCGCCGCCGTATAGCCCGCAGGCCCAGAGCCAATAATTACAAGGTTTTCAACAGTTGTATGTCCCATTTTTCTTATTTCAAACTCATAACGACTTCGTTTAAATCAATTATAGCAGTTTCTGTCCTCAGATGGCGAGGGAGCCGCTGATTCCGATTGAATTAACCCATTTCGTTCTCATATTGAGTAATCACCTCTTCAATGGTTTCATGACTAACATCTGAGTAGTCAGATTTGGAATAAATGGTAGCGAGAATGATGGCTTGAGCCGTTTTCAGATAATAAATAACTCGATAGCCTCCACTTTTTCCTTTTTGGATATTACTATTTTTAAGACGAACTTTAAAAACGGTATATTTCACACCAACAATTCTATCACCAGGAATTTCACCTGCTTGAAGTTTTTCGATTAAGGGTTGAAGATCGGTACGAATTGAACGATAGCGTTTAGCCAGTTCTCGAAGATCCTTTTTAAAGCGGGGAGTAAGCGCGATTTGGATGGGTGGTGGTTCACTCAGCATCAATACCTTCCCACATTTCTGAGAGCGGAATAGTCTGTCCGGTTAATGCTTCGTATAAACCTTGACGAATCCCTTCGATAACAATTTCAGTCGGCGTTTCATTGGGGTCAACTTCGTCGTCTTCAGGAATTAAGACAATAACCCGAACACGCTGTAGTTTAGTAATTCCTAATGATTGATCAAGTGTCAATTGCCCACTCTCATTAATAGTTGCTGTCGTTTCAATTGCTTTCATAATTTTTGATAGTTTACTCAAACATTTTTTCATCATAATCTTTTTTAAAGTATTACTCCAGGTTTGGTGTCAAGAGGAAGTTTTAATAAGAAAAAGCTATAGATTATGGGATTTTGTTTTTAATTTTAAAAGATTTAGCCCAAAATCCAGATTTTTGCCGAGAAATTATTGCTAATTACTTGCAATTACTTGACGGAATCATGGGGTTTGGGGTATTATAGGAAAAATGAACATCTGGGGAAGTATAACTTGACCTCAAAACCCTATTCTCAAACCCAGTAAATTCGTGAAAAGTTACAAAACCCTGACGTAATTTAGGCGTGGCGATGCACGAGTTTTTCTAAAAACTGAGGGGGTAATTTTGAGGGGAGTTGACAAAAAAGCAATTTTGTGCATTAGCTCCCAGGACTTCCCACTTCCCCCAATTAACCCTACTATATTTTGAGATCACGTTAATCTGAATAATAATGATAGAACGTATTCCAGAAGCCGAAGTCATGGACACTTGGGAAGCAGCCAGCGAATATGATGCAATGGATTTTACTCAAGTCAATCAAGAATTTGCAGAATTGGCGATAGAATTAGGGCCAGAAACCGGATTAATCTTAGATGCGGGAACTGGGACAGCCCGAATACCAATTTTAATCGCTCAATTGCGCTCACAATGGCAAATTACCGGAATTGATTTATCAGCAAATATGCTATTTATCGGGAATCAAAATATTGAACAAGCGGGGTTACAGGAACAAATTAAATTAGAACAAGTGGATGCAAAACAGTTACCCTACCCCGATGATCAATTTGATCTGGTAATTTCCAATAGTATTGTTCACCATTTACAAGATCCTCTGCTATTTTTTCAAGAACTTCAGCGCGTGTTAAAACCCCAGGGAGCAATATTTCTCAGAGATTTAACTCGTCCTTGTAGTGAAACAGAACTCAATACATTAGTTGAACAGTATGCTGGAGACTGTAACGACCATCAAAAAAAACTATTTCGAGAGTCCTTACAAGCTGCCTATACATTAGATGAAATCATTAATTTTATCGAGTCTGTGGGTTTAGAGAAGATCAGAGTTTATCAATCTTCTGATCGCCATTGGACAGCAGAACGTTCCTATCGCCCTCCGAAATAGTAGTAATAGCATAATCAGGAGGGCTTGAATCAACTAAGATGAAGTACAAAAAATTAGGGGATAGGGAGGAGTTAAGACATATACCCTTTATTGAAACCGAACAGAAATAGCAGGAGGAATTCCTAATTTGATATCAATAATGATATCTTTAAACAGCGAAATATAAACGCTTTCAAGTTTATCATTACATTTTTTCGCTAATAAGATAGCATTGAGAACAGCTATCAGCAGTTTATTATTATTGTTTTCTGACTTAATCTTCTCAATCATCTCGTTTTTGATGTTGTCAATTGAGCCTCGCAAAGAAGTTTTGATTTGTGGTAAGACTCCGGCTTCAATACTAAAACTATCTACTTTCAATCCCAATTGTTCTGCATAGGGGAGAAATTTTTGATATTCCTCAAGAATTAGATTAATTTTTTCTTGAGCGATAGCAGCCATTTCTGTCGTCTGGTCTTGAACCTGATCTATAACTTTACTTTGAATTTGTAAAGCTTGTTCAGAGATATTTTGGACGGCTTTTACTTGATTTTTATTTAAAAAATAAACCAGTAAAACTAGAATGACTACAACCACGAGAAATAGCCAGTTAGACGAGATAGATGGAAAAGCATCTAATTGACTTAAAACCGGGGGTAAATTAGCCGCAGAGAAGATGGGTGAGAAAAATTCAATGGGTGTCATTGTTTTATCTTTAAAATGCCTATGGTTTAAGGGTCTAGTTTTCTAAAAATACAATTCCAGCATATAATATAATAAAAAAGATGTCAACTGGGTTCTTTCCTACTTGTCCGAGTTAATTCTTAATCAATCATGACGGAGTGTTATGAGCCAAATAAGAACAACCACAGAGGTAAGGTTAATAATAAGAGTGTAGAACCCATCGCTAAATTTGTAACGGCTAATTCCCGATCTAAATTAAAGGCTTCGGCTAAAACCAATGTGGCGAAAGCGGGAGGAGTTGCCATTTGTAAGACTAAAACTAATAAAGGAGATCCTGTTAATCCCAATAACGTTAATCCATAACCCAACACCAAAGGCACAATTAACATTTTAATAGCTAAACTAACAGAAGCAGGTCGGAAATGATGCCAAGAATTAAGCTGACTCAAACGCATTCCCATTAACACTAAGGTTAAAGTAACACTACTCCAAGCAATTCCCCTTAACCCCTGTTCAATGGGGGGGAGAAAAGGAATATTTCTTACCATTAAACCGATCACCATACTAATTAAAGCAGGATTCGTTAATGATACTCGAACTAATTGCCAAGGGTCTTGTTTTCCCATGCCAAATCTTGCTGCTAAAGCCACTCCTAATCCATAAGCACCAATCACCGTTCCCAGTCCATCATAAAAGACTGCCCAACCGAAATATTTAGGGCCGACTAATGCTAAAATAACGGGAAAACCAATATATCCTGTATTCCCAACCATTGAAGCCAATAAAAAACTGCCTTGAGAGGGTAAAGATTGGGGTAAAATATTGAATTTAGGAATACGGCTTTGCCAGTGTAACCCCATCCAAGCTAACCCCGCACCGAGGAAAATAGCAGCCCAAGCCACTAAGGGAGCAATCCAAATTGAACCGGATAAATCCGCTTTTCTTAAAAATGCAATAATCGCAATCGGAACAACACCCCAATATAAAATTTGACCTAAATAATAGGGAACAATAGCAGGTAATTTTCGACCTAAAATCCATCCGATTAAAACGCCACCAATTAGCCATTGATAAAGAGTAAAAAGTTGAGTTACAGAATTAGACATAAAGATTAGGTATTAACTGTTGAGCGTTGAGGTGTTGACGGTTAGCCGTCAACATGAAGTATTATAAAATTCAGCCTTTGATGGATGTGCAGGAGTAAAGCCGTTGAAGAATTCTAGTCTGCCTAAACAAGCCGAAACTGTCGCGGATGGATCAACAGAGGAGATTCCAGAGGCGATTCGAGATCTTCCCGTTGTGACCGTGGCTTCCTCCCGACCTTCCCAAAGACCTGGACTCTTCTGGAAAATGTTGGGGTTAGCAGTCGTCGCGTTCTGTACTGCTTTGGTGATTAATTATCAATTTGGAATTCTCTCTCCCAAATCTTATATCCCCATCGTAGAAACCGTCGTAGAACCCAAGAGTTCTGCTACATCTTCCCCTACTCCCACTCCCAGCGCTTCAGCGACACCAACCGCCTCCGCCTCCCCAACAGCCTCTCCAAGCTTACCGGACAATTTACTGGGTCATCTCCCCTACGCGGAAGCCCCCGCAGCCGAGTTAGAAAGTATTAATGCTGATGGGAGTCATCGCTTACGCAAAGCCGCCGCCCAAGCTTATCAGCAAATGGATCAAGCGGCTTTAGCCAGTGGGGTGAGTTTAGTTCCGATTTCCAGCTTTCGTACTGTTAAAGATCAGGAAATGATCTTTTTTGAAGTCAAAGCGCAACGGGGACAAGTCGCCACTAAACGCGCTGAGGTGAGTGCGCCTCCGGGTTACAGTGAACATCATACGGGTTATGCCATTGATATTGGCGATGGTAATATGCCCTCAACAAATTTAAGTGTTAGTTTTGAGCAAACTCAGGCTTTTCAATGGTTAAAAAATAATGCCGCTTTTTATAGTTTTGAGTTATCCTTTCCTAAAGATAATCCCCAAGGAGTGAGTTATGAACCTTGGCATTGGCGGTTTGTTGGCGATCGCCAGAGTTTGGAAATGTTTTATAAAGCTAGAAATCAGAAAAAAAATTGATGAGAACGACCAGTTTAAATTTAATTGCTATTACTGTTTTCTCCATCACTTTATCGGCTTTATTGAGTCCGGTTTTGAATATTTCGCCGTTTATTCCGGCGAGCATCACCTGTTTTTTATTAGGTGTGGCGACGTTAGATGTTTTTCAATTTCAAGGTCAGGGTGCTAATTTATTAGTAGATTGGTTAGCGGGAACTTCGGCTTCTACTCGTGAACGAATTTTACACCATGAAGCCGGACATTTTTTAGTCGCCTATTTGATGGAAATTCCCATTCAGGGATATGCGTTAAATGGTTGGGAAGCGTTTAAACAAGGATTAAATGCTCAAGGGGGGGTGCAGTTTGCTGATCAACTATTATGGGAACAATTACAACAGGGTCAACTTTCAGCACGGGTTTTAGATCGTTATTGTACAGTGTGGATGGCGGGAATAGCCGCAGAAACGATAGTCTTTAAAAAGCCGCAGGGGGGACGGGAAGACCGAGAAAAAATTACCGCTATTTGGACTCAGTTAAACCGTCCGATAAGTGAAGCCAAATTTAAAGAGCGCTGGGCTATTCTCCAAGCTAAAACATTAATTGAATCTCACAAATCTGCCTATTATCGTTTAGTAGAAGCCATGAAAAATCGGGCTTCTGTTGAAGAGTGTTATCAAGTTATAAATGTTGACGGTTAACTGTTGACCGTTGGCTGTTGACAATTCGTAATTCGTA
This genomic stretch from Planktothrix serta PCC 8927 harbors:
- a CDS encoding PepSY domain-containing protein, with protein sequence MQNIQFRKFHRKIAPIVFIPLFLTALTGIVYRLGRTWMGMSEEKGEIMMYIHQGEFLGKPLVPIYVLSVGLGLIAMIVTGLAMVQLAQQKRKNPSKNSPLNARKVHQILAPITFLPLFISALTGILYRLGKTWFGIPSEVSKFLLGIHQGTYLGPFGRTIYIALIGLGLIALLITGINLTGIFRKKRAKVSEEI
- the trxB gene encoding thioredoxin-disulfide reductase; translation: MGHTTVENLVIIGSGPAGYTAAIYAGRANLKPVVFEGYQIGGIPGGQLMTTTEVENFPGFPEGITGPELMDRMKAQAQRWGAELFTEDVISVDLSQRPFTVKSEDREIKAHTIVIATGATAKRLHLPQEETFWNAGISACAICDGASPIFKGVELAVIGGGDTAAEEAVYLTKYATHVHLLVRRNELRASKAMQQRVLTHPKITIHWHTEAIDVYGNGKLGGIKIKNNQTGEQQDLPVQGLFYAIGHTPNTQIFQGQLDLDEVGYIITKHGTPETSVEGVYAVGDVQDHEFRQAITAAGSGCMGAMLAERWLSINGLAQEVQQTETSEPEAETPTSTPPQITTSENFDIQNTRHTGGYALRKLYHDSDRLIVVKYSSPTCGPCHRLKPILDQVVSEFEGKIHYVEIDIEEDPEIAQNAGVVGTPTLQMFKNKDLIQDLKGVQPKSLYRELIQNNL
- a CDS encoding type II toxin-antitoxin system RelE/ParE family toxin, with amino-acid sequence MLSEPPPIQIALTPRFKKDLRELAKRYRSIRTDLQPLIEKLQAGEIPGDRIVGVKYTVFKVRLKNSNIQKGKSGGYRVIYYLKTAQAIILATIYSKSDYSDVSHETIEEVITQYENEMG
- a CDS encoding type II toxin-antitoxin system RelN family antitoxin codes for the protein MKAIETTATINESGQLTLDQSLGITKLQRVRVIVLIPEDDEVDPNETPTEIVIEGIRQGLYEALTGQTIPLSEMWEGIDAE
- a CDS encoding class I SAM-dependent methyltransferase, with translation MERIPEAEVMDTWEAASEYDAMDFTQVNQEFAELAIELGPETGLILDAGTGTARIPILIAQLRSQWQITGIDLSANMLFIGNQNIEQAGLQEQIKLEQVDAKQLPYPDDQFDLVISNSIVHHLQDPLLFFQELQRVLKPQGAIFLRDLTRPCSETELNTLVEQYAGDCNDHQKKLFRESLQAAYTLDEIINFIESVGLEKIRVYQSSDRHWTAERSYRPPK
- a CDS encoding AEC family transporter, which encodes MSNSVTQLFTLYQWLIGGVLIGWILGRKLPAIVPYYLGQILYWGVVPIAIIAFLRKADLSGSIWIAPLVAWAAIFLGAGLAWMGLHWQSRIPKFNILPQSLPSQGSFLLASMVGNTGYIGFPVILALVGPKYFGWAVFYDGLGTVIGAYGLGVALAARFGMGKQDPWQLVRVSLTNPALISMVIGLMVRNIPFLPPIEQGLRGIAWSSVTLTLVLMGMRLSQLNSWHHFRPASVSLAIKMLIVPLVLGYGLTLLGLTGSPLLVLVLQMATPPAFATLVLAEAFNLDRELAVTNLAMGSTLLLLTLPLWLFLFGS
- a CDS encoding M15 family metallopeptidase; translation: MKNSSLPKQAETVADGSTEEIPEAIRDLPVVTVASSRPSQRPGLFWKMLGLAVVAFCTALVINYQFGILSPKSYIPIVETVVEPKSSATSSPTPTPSASATPTASASPTASPSLPDNLLGHLPYAEAPAAELESINADGSHRLRKAAAQAYQQMDQAALASGVSLVPISSFRTVKDQEMIFFEVKAQRGQVATKRAEVSAPPGYSEHHTGYAIDIGDGNMPSTNLSVSFEQTQAFQWLKNNAAFYSFELSFPKDNPQGVSYEPWHWRFVGDRQSLEMFYKARNQKKN
- a CDS encoding ATP-dependent Zn protease, whose translation is MRTTSLNLIAITVFSITLSALLSPVLNISPFIPASITCFLLGVATLDVFQFQGQGANLLVDWLAGTSASTRERILHHEAGHFLVAYLMEIPIQGYALNGWEAFKQGLNAQGGVQFADQLLWEQLQQGQLSARVLDRYCTVWMAGIAAETIVFKKPQGGREDREKITAIWTQLNRPISEAKFKERWAILQAKTLIESHKSAYYRLVEAMKNRASVEECYQVINVDG